A genome region from bacterium includes the following:
- a CDS encoding M55 family metallopeptidase, producing the protein MPSRVVILALLLLAGGSLLQAQPKTKIYISADMEGIAGVVSDAQLGPEGFEYQRFREFMTNEVNAAIDAAFAAGATEILVSDSHGNGQNLLLEKLPPNVQVVRSWPRPLMMMQGIDESFAGVIFIGYHTSTTNPRGVRAHSFSSATLAEVRLNGIAMSEAGFNAAIAGHFNVPVIMLSGDDAIVEEATGLLGNLEGAVVKWAYGFHSAKTLTPAAACELIRAKVTAAMKRLGEFKPYKLKTPVQLEVRFKNYRPSEVLSYLSLVQRTDAHSIAFAGKDMVEVSKFFEFILTYSPALAP; encoded by the coding sequence ATGCCATCACGTGTTGTGATTCTCGCGTTACTTCTTCTGGCCGGCGGCAGTCTGCTGCAGGCCCAACCGAAAACCAAAATCTATATTTCGGCGGACATGGAAGGCATTGCCGGCGTGGTGAGTGACGCCCAGCTCGGCCCCGAGGGTTTCGAGTATCAACGTTTCCGCGAGTTCATGACCAATGAAGTCAATGCCGCAATTGACGCGGCGTTTGCCGCCGGCGCCACCGAGATTTTGGTCAGCGATTCGCACGGCAACGGTCAGAATCTTCTTCTGGAAAAGCTGCCGCCAAACGTGCAGGTCGTGCGTTCCTGGCCGCGGCCCTTGATGATGATGCAAGGCATCGACGAATCGTTTGCCGGCGTGATTTTCATTGGCTATCACACCAGCACCACCAATCCCCGCGGCGTGCGCGCGCATTCTTTTTCCAGTGCCACGCTCGCGGAGGTGCGCCTCAACGGCATTGCGATGTCGGAGGCCGGCTTCAACGCGGCGATTGCCGGGCATTTCAACGTGCCGGTGATCATGCTCTCCGGCGATGATGCCATTGTGGAGGAGGCCACCGGCCTGCTCGGCAACCTCGAAGGCGCGGTGGTGAAATGGGCCTACGGCTTTCATTCCGCCAAAACCCTGACGCCCGCGGCTGCCTGCGAATTGATTCGCGCGAAGGTCACCGCTGCCATGAAACGGCTGGGCGAATTCAAACCCTACAAGCTGAAGACGCCGGTGCAACTGGAAGTGCGGTTCAAAAACTATCGTCCCTCCGAGGTGTTGAGTTACTTGTCGCTGGTGCAGCGCACGGATGCGCACAGCATCGCATTTGCCGGCAAGGACATGGTGGAGGTGTCGAAATTTTTCGAATTCATTTTGACCTACAGCCCTGCGCTGGCGCCGTGA
- a CDS encoding DUF2339 domain-containing protein — protein MSEFLLLLLIILVVIYIRKTNRLSEAIQLLQFELRALKAGQAAAPAPSEPRVVTPTAAPSPVPIVPAWPEVPATATPAAAAPSATAPPLPRELPPPPLPPKPPAKPSRTRAEWEALVGGKLLNRIGALALILGVGFFLKYAFDNNWLSETMRVLIGAAIGAGLLLVGRRSHQRDFRIFAQGLIGAGIAILYLSAYASFNFYQLVPQEGALLLMAGVTALAIWQALTYDALAISVLGWAGGFLTPFMLNLDFAQPVQLFIYLALLTAGLLAVAYRKDKWAILEPLTLGGSYLIYVAWYAEAYTSRNFPLTFVFLTVLWGMFLGLEVLRGLRSVASYRMLRHLVAVLNAAFYFISLYSLMEQEHSRWTGSVTFTVSLIYFMVMLGLQHRNPAATQAVTRLSLTAIVLLALATAIEFSGFKLIMLWAVEALALLAAGAHWRRHYVWQMALILLAVTTVGLLFFTTGALDYKPLSNFTPVLNPRFLAFLVLASVCFAGPFIFKGVDHQRSALVRTALHYGWCALAFILVTAETVDTFAKLMQSAGGTRAAYFGSMRDFMLTVVWAALAVPLALAGLRHGLAALLYCGLAALGLALLLGVLQTLLPLQPLEEFVTLLNHRFLSVVAVLAATLFLMRELSRQQHSRVWVRRVLIGLTVAAVLLFFEVLTVETNDTFARLARAAAEPARARLRHLQPFVLALVWLAYSLPLLWYGLRRQALPVICSGLLGLTLALATGLLHTLSAFAPLADFVAGLNYRVAAVALLAAGAYVQERWLKQHERDQAWFRWLLLGIPVVAVLLIFELITAEARDYFDRAILVLEQASAGAEYSGRIDQLRNLQQLSISGLWLLYSILLMAFGIWRRQQGVRLLAIGLFGITILKIFFYDLSFLDTLYRIFAFMGLGLILLLVSYLYQRYKAIIFEAPDGSKAGEKPAAGSC, from the coding sequence ATGTCGGAATTTCTACTGCTGCTTTTGATCATTCTGGTGGTCATCTATATCCGCAAGACGAATCGTCTGTCAGAAGCGATACAACTGCTGCAATTCGAGCTGCGCGCCCTCAAGGCCGGGCAAGCTGCAGCGCCGGCGCCGAGTGAGCCGCGCGTCGTGACTCCAACTGCGGCACCGTCACCTGTGCCGATCGTGCCGGCATGGCCGGAGGTTCCCGCAACCGCAACACCGGCAGCGGCCGCGCCGTCTGCCACTGCACCGCCGCTGCCTCGCGAGCTGCCGCCACCACCGCTGCCGCCGAAGCCGCCGGCAAAACCCTCACGCACTCGCGCGGAGTGGGAAGCGCTCGTCGGCGGCAAGCTGCTCAACCGCATCGGCGCGCTGGCGCTCATCCTGGGCGTCGGCTTTTTTCTGAAATATGCCTTCGACAACAACTGGCTGAGCGAGACCATGCGCGTGCTCATCGGCGCCGCGATTGGCGCGGGTTTGCTGCTGGTCGGCCGCCGCTCGCATCAGAGGGATTTCCGGATCTTTGCGCAGGGTTTGATCGGCGCAGGCATCGCGATTCTTTATCTCTCGGCTTATGCCTCCTTTAACTTCTACCAGCTCGTGCCGCAGGAGGGCGCGCTGCTGCTGATGGCCGGTGTGACCGCGCTCGCCATCTGGCAGGCGCTGACTTATGATGCGCTCGCGATTTCGGTGCTCGGTTGGGCCGGCGGCTTTCTCACGCCCTTCATGCTCAATCTCGATTTTGCCCAGCCGGTGCAATTGTTCATCTATCTCGCGCTGTTGACCGCGGGTTTGCTCGCGGTGGCATATCGCAAAGACAAGTGGGCGATTCTCGAACCGCTTACTCTCGGCGGCAGCTATCTGATCTATGTCGCGTGGTACGCCGAGGCCTACACCAGCCGGAATTTTCCGCTCACGTTTGTTTTTCTCACGGTGTTGTGGGGCATGTTTCTCGGCCTGGAGGTGCTCCGCGGCTTGCGCTCGGTGGCCAGCTACCGGATGCTGCGGCACCTCGTCGCGGTCTTGAATGCGGCGTTCTATTTCATCAGCCTCTACAGCTTGATGGAGCAGGAGCACAGCCGCTGGACGGGCAGCGTGACCTTCACCGTTTCCCTGATTTACTTCATGGTGATGCTTGGCCTGCAGCACCGCAATCCCGCAGCAACTCAGGCGGTCACGCGCCTGTCGCTCACCGCGATAGTGTTGCTGGCGCTGGCCACGGCCATCGAATTCTCCGGTTTCAAGCTCATCATGCTGTGGGCCGTGGAAGCGTTGGCGTTGCTCGCGGCCGGTGCACATTGGCGCCGGCATTACGTGTGGCAGATGGCACTGATCCTGCTGGCCGTGACAACGGTTGGGTTGCTCTTCTTCACCACCGGCGCGCTCGATTACAAACCGTTGTCGAATTTCACCCCGGTTCTCAACCCGCGCTTTCTGGCTTTCCTTGTGCTCGCGAGCGTTTGCTTTGCCGGACCATTCATCTTCAAAGGGGTGGACCACCAACGCAGCGCGTTGGTGCGCACAGCATTGCACTACGGCTGGTGCGCGCTGGCATTCATTCTCGTCACCGCGGAAACGGTCGACACTTTCGCCAAGCTGATGCAAAGCGCCGGCGGCACCCGCGCGGCTTACTTCGGCTCAATGCGTGATTTCATGCTGACCGTGGTGTGGGCCGCCTTGGCGGTGCCGCTGGCGCTTGCCGGTTTGCGCCACGGCCTCGCTGCGCTGCTTTATTGCGGCCTGGCGGCGCTTGGTTTGGCGCTGCTGCTCGGTGTGCTGCAAACGCTGCTGCCGCTGCAGCCGCTCGAAGAATTCGTGACGCTGCTGAATCATCGCTTTCTCTCGGTGGTGGCCGTGCTGGCTGCGACACTGTTTCTCATGCGCGAGTTGAGCCGGCAGCAGCACAGCCGGGTTTGGGTAAGGCGCGTGCTCATCGGCCTCACGGTGGCGGCCGTGCTGCTCTTCTTTGAGGTGTTGACGGTCGAGACCAACGACACGTTTGCGCGGTTGGCCCGGGCGGCCGCGGAACCGGCGCGCGCGCGGCTGCGTCATCTGCAGCCGTTTGTGCTGGCGCTGGTGTGGCTGGCTTATTCGCTGCCGCTGCTGTGGTATGGTTTGCGCCGGCAAGCCCTGCCGGTGATCTGCTCCGGTCTCCTCGGCTTGACGCTGGCGCTGGCGACGGGCTTGCTGCACACGCTGTCAGCTTTTGCGCCGCTGGCGGATTTTGTTGCGGGGTTGAATTATCGTGTCGCTGCGGTCGCGCTGCTCGCCGCCGGCGCTTATGTGCAGGAACGCTGGCTCAAACAGCATGAACGCGATCAGGCCTGGTTTCGCTGGCTGTTGCTCGGCATTCCGGTGGTGGCCGTCCTGCTCATCTTCGAGCTGATTACCGCCGAAGCGCGCGACTATTTCGACCGGGCGATTCTTGTGCTCGAGCAAGCAAGTGCGGGCGCGGAGTATTCCGGCCGGATCGATCAACTGCGCAATCTGCAGCAACTCAGCATTTCCGGCCTCTGGCTGCTGTATTCGATTCTGCTCATGGCCTTCGGCATCTGGCGCCGGCAGCAGGGCGTGCGCCTGCTTGCCATCGGCTTGTTCGGCATCACGATTCTGAAGATCTTCTTCTACGATTTGTCGTTCCTTGACACGCTCTATCGCATCTTTGCCTTCATGGGGCTGGGATTGATCTTGCTGCTGGTCTCCTATCTCTATCAGAGATACAAAGCGATCATCTTCGAAGCGCCGGACGGAAGCAAAGCCGGGGAAAAGCCGGCAGCCGGTTCGTGTTGA
- a CDS encoding DUF4920 domain-containing protein, with translation MRKGWISCVLILFGLACTKTPSFEGEKYGAAITLGQVTPISQILAEPQSHLDKKVLVQGEIVDVCAKAGCWLEIAGDQPGQKIKVKVNDGEIVFPMSAKGKIAQAEGEVYEISLTHEQAMGYFHHVAEEKGVPFDSTSVTGPTTIYQIKGLAAVIAQ, from the coding sequence ATGCGCAAAGGTTGGATTTCATGTGTTCTGATTCTGTTCGGCCTCGCCTGCACCAAGACGCCCTCCTTTGAAGGCGAGAAGTACGGCGCGGCCATTACGCTCGGCCAGGTCACTCCGATTTCGCAAATCCTGGCCGAACCGCAAAGCCATCTCGACAAAAAGGTTTTGGTGCAGGGTGAAATTGTGGACGTGTGCGCGAAAGCGGGCTGCTGGCTGGAAATCGCCGGCGATCAACCGGGGCAGAAAATCAAAGTGAAAGTGAATGATGGTGAGATTGTGTTTCCGATGAGCGCCAAGGGCAAAATCGCGCAGGCGGAAGGTGAGGTGTATGAAATCAGCCTGACGCACGAGCAGGCCATGGGCTATTTTCACCACGTCGCGGAGGAAAAAGGTGTGCCGTTCGACTCGACCAGCGTCACCGGCCCCACGACGATCTATCAAATCAAAGGGCTTGCTGCGGTGATTGCCCAGTAG
- a CDS encoding phosphoribosylanthranilate isomerase: MAPTPNPRVKICCISSLAEAQLAVRYGAAALGLVSAMPSGPGVISEEQIAAIAGRTPPGVATFLLTSKQEAAAVIAQHRRCGTNTIQLVDALQAGTYADLRQALPGIKLVQVIHVTGEEAVAEAQQVAPLVDAILLDSGNPHLAVKELGGTGRTHNWRISRMIRAMIDVPLYLAGGLHADNVQQAIAEVGPFGLDLCSGVRTNGTLDERKLERFFERVQTS, from the coding sequence ATGGCCCCCACTCCAAATCCTCGCGTGAAAATCTGCTGCATCAGCAGTCTCGCAGAGGCGCAACTGGCGGTGCGTTACGGCGCGGCGGCGCTCGGTTTGGTTTCCGCCATGCCGAGCGGTCCCGGCGTGATTTCCGAAGAACAGATCGCCGCCATTGCCGGCCGCACGCCGCCGGGCGTCGCCACGTTCTTGCTCACCAGCAAGCAGGAGGCCGCCGCGGTGATTGCGCAGCACCGCCGCTGCGGCACCAACACCATTCAATTGGTGGACGCGTTGCAGGCGGGCACGTATGCCGATTTGCGCCAAGCCCTGCCCGGCATCAAACTGGTACAGGTGATTCACGTGACCGGAGAAGAAGCCGTCGCGGAAGCGCAGCAAGTTGCGCCGCTCGTCGATGCGATTTTGCTCGATTCCGGCAATCCCCATTTGGCCGTGAAGGAGCTCGGCGGCACCGGCCGCACCCACAATTGGCGCATCAGCCGCATGATCCGCGCCATGATCGACGTGCCGCTGTATCTCGCCGGCGGCCTGCATGCCGACAACGTGCAGCAGGCCATCGCAGAAGTTGGACCTTTCGGCCTCGACCTCTGCAGCGGGGTGCGCACCAACGGCACGCTCGACGAACGCAAACTCGAGAGATTTTTTGAAAGAGTACAAACCTCATGA
- a CDS encoding choice-of-anchor B family protein, which translates to MLARLQSPLVALSLLLLSLSSPCLAQSGIANVTLLAHLDNHQGYSDCWGYRAPDGREYAILGAWEGTSIIETTDPANAVERAFIPGPFSQWRDMKTYQQYLYVVNESSGEMQIIDLSGLPQVATLVAVYPGFASEPHNIYIDVAAGVLYGIEDFNAASPVRILSLADPVRPEERAILGPGLGTDAHDAFAQNGILYVAEGVNRTMGFFDVSNPAAPRLLRRLNFPNAGYVHSSWVTPDQRYMITAEETAQRTLKLWDIQNLNDIKLVGEYLGGSQLAHNPFMLGDFAYISHYQSGLKIIDIADPRAPIEVGSYDTHPQNEQPGFAGAWGTYPYTQHGVVYVSDIQAGLFVVKFNGRRSHRVYGAVRDAATNSGINNARLKVVESGTITHATATGAFATGYGGEAQRFSLEASAFGYSAKSVSFTTASARNDTVTITLAPAPAGAIAGTVRLPAQEPAAGHTVYLRVRSELLQAPIVYSQITDAQGHYRFDNLSISDGPFAEYDSLWLASRFPYVSQAWHNVSVTAGTTTTRDFQLQAADIVLVNDDPLADYSEYYRGALAGTGLAIYEWQTASYGSNLPVTTAAQLSSRTMIWFTGDASTAVLSRAEQDSLARFLDRGGRLFLSGQNLAQSLFAENSAFLRDYLHLEYLGNTNRFVLSGAANSPIAESASLLAISGMAGANNQVSPDVLQPVTGGNARPAFTYLNATEVGAVTVANAGNDAKIVFFGFGFEAIPSNNPRTLTRPQMMQRILAWFDLAVTVADQSPSAPAEFRLEQNYPNPFNPETTMQFTLPYAAAVSLKIYNLNGQLVATLISGELAAGNHRVQWQGRTAEGRPAASGVYVCRLQTEGSTLQRKLTLLR; encoded by the coding sequence ATGCTGGCGCGTTTGCAATCGCCGCTTGTTGCCTTGTCTCTGTTGTTGCTGAGTCTGAGTTCGCCCTGCCTGGCGCAGAGCGGCATCGCCAACGTTACGCTGCTGGCCCATCTCGACAATCATCAGGGCTACAGCGATTGCTGGGGCTATCGCGCGCCCGACGGCCGCGAGTACGCCATCCTCGGCGCGTGGGAGGGCACGAGCATCATCGAGACCACGGATCCGGCGAATGCGGTGGAGCGCGCATTCATTCCTGGGCCGTTTTCGCAATGGCGCGACATGAAGACGTATCAGCAATACCTCTATGTCGTCAACGAAAGCTCCGGCGAAATGCAGATTATCGATCTCTCCGGCCTGCCGCAGGTCGCCACCTTGGTCGCGGTCTACCCGGGGTTCGCTTCGGAGCCGCACAACATTTATATCGACGTTGCTGCAGGCGTGCTCTACGGCATCGAAGATTTCAACGCCGCCAGTCCGGTGCGCATTCTGAGCCTGGCTGATCCCGTGCGTCCTGAAGAACGCGCCATTCTCGGCCCCGGGTTGGGCACCGATGCGCATGATGCCTTTGCGCAAAACGGCATTTTGTACGTCGCCGAGGGCGTCAACCGCACCATGGGTTTCTTCGATGTCAGCAATCCAGCCGCGCCGCGGCTGCTGCGTCGCCTGAATTTTCCCAATGCCGGTTATGTGCACAGCTCCTGGGTGACGCCGGATCAACGCTACATGATTACCGCCGAAGAAACCGCCCAACGCACCCTCAAGCTGTGGGATATTCAGAATCTGAACGACATCAAACTAGTGGGAGAGTATTTGGGCGGCAGCCAGTTGGCGCACAATCCCTTCATGCTCGGCGATTTTGCCTACATCTCGCACTACCAATCCGGCTTGAAGATCATCGATATCGCCGATCCGCGGGCGCCCATCGAAGTCGGCAGTTACGATACGCATCCGCAAAACGAGCAGCCCGGTTTCGCCGGTGCGTGGGGAACCTATCCTTACACGCAGCATGGCGTCGTTTATGTCAGCGATATTCAAGCCGGCCTGTTTGTGGTGAAATTCAACGGCCGCCGCAGCCATCGTGTCTACGGCGCAGTGCGCGATGCCGCCACCAACAGCGGAATCAACAACGCCCGGCTCAAAGTGGTGGAATCCGGCACGATCACGCACGCCACCGCGACCGGCGCCTTTGCCACGGGGTATGGCGGCGAGGCGCAGCGTTTTTCTCTTGAAGCCTCGGCGTTTGGCTATTCCGCAAAATCTGTGTCTTTTACCACGGCATCGGCCAGAAACGACACCGTCACCATTACCTTGGCGCCTGCGCCGGCCGGCGCCATTGCCGGCACGGTGCGCTTGCCGGCACAAGAGCCGGCAGCCGGTCACACGGTTTATCTGCGTGTTCGCAGCGAATTATTGCAGGCTCCGATCGTGTACTCGCAAATCACCGACGCGCAGGGACATTACCGTTTCGACAATCTCTCCATCTCCGACGGTCCCTTCGCCGAGTACGACAGCCTGTGGCTCGCCTCGCGTTTTCCCTACGTCAGCCAGGCATGGCACAACGTGAGCGTGACCGCCGGCACGACCACGACGCGCGATTTCCAACTGCAGGCAGCGGACATTGTGCTCGTCAATGATGATCCGCTCGCTGATTACAGCGAGTACTATCGCGGCGCGCTGGCCGGCACCGGCTTGGCGATTTACGAGTGGCAAACTGCCAGCTACGGCAGCAACCTGCCGGTGACAACCGCGGCGCAACTCTCGTCGCGCACCATGATTTGGTTCACCGGCGATGCGTCGACCGCGGTGTTGAGCCGGGCCGAGCAGGACAGTCTGGCGCGTTTTCTCGATCGCGGCGGCCGGTTGTTTCTCTCCGGCCAAAATCTTGCGCAATCTCTGTTTGCCGAGAACAGCGCTTTTTTGCGCGACTATCTGCACCTTGAATATCTCGGCAACACCAATCGTTTCGTCCTCAGCGGCGCGGCCAACAGCCCGATTGCCGAAAGCGCCTCTTTGCTCGCCATTTCCGGAATGGCCGGCGCCAACAACCAAGTTTCGCCCGATGTGCTGCAACCAGTGACAGGCGGAAATGCCCGGCCGGCTTTCACCTACCTAAATGCCACGGAAGTGGGCGCCGTGACCGTGGCCAATGCCGGCAATGATGCCAAGATCGTTTTCTTCGGCTTTGGCTTCGAAGCCATTCCCTCGAACAATCCCCGCACGCTGACGCGGCCGCAAATGATGCAGCGCATTTTGGCCTGGTTCGATCTGGCGGTCACCGTCGCGGATCAATCGCCATCCGCACCGGCGGAATTCCGGCTCGAGCAAAACTATCCCAATCCCTTCAATCCCGAAACCACGATGCAATTCACCCTGCCATATGCGGCCGCGGTGAGTTTGAAAATTTACAACCTGAACGGCCAGCTTGTCGCCACGCTGATTTCCGGCGAGCTTGCCGCGGGCAACCATCGTGTGCAGTGGCAGGGCCGCACCGCGGAAGGCCGCCCGGCTGCCAGCGGCGTGTATGTTTGCCGCCTGCAAACAGAAGGTTCAACTTTGCAACGCAAGCTAACACTGTTGCGCTGA
- a CDS encoding carbamoyltransferase encodes MNLPAGKDTINILGLSAFYHDSAACLVRNGEIVAAAQQERFSRKKHDPDFPVAAIAYCLQEGGLTAAELDYVAFYDKPFIKFERLLLTYLAYAPRGLVSFLKAMPLWLKRKLWLKDYIQNELGFTGKVIFPEHHESHAASAFYPSPFTEAAFLTMDGVGEWATASYGVASGNTLELRAELLFPHSLGLLYSAFTYFTGFKVNSGEYKLMGLAPYGAPVYAGLIRQELLDLREDGSFRLNMRYFDYCAGLTMTNARFARLFGGPPRKPETPLTQREMDLAASVQAVTEEIMLRMARHVHRETGMNKLVLAGGVALNCVGNGRLLREGPFQDIWIQPAAGDAGGALGAALYAWYRYLGADRHVSPNGRDAQRGSYLGPHYRTAEIENFLIANEVAFTKLSDLEIAPTVAKLLAEEHVVGWFQGRMEFGPRALGSRSILGDARSPRMQSLMNLKIKFRESFRPFAPAVLAERATDYFMLDRESPYMLLVAPVLERWRMPTDEHGVTGLDKLKIMRATIPAVTHVDYSARIQTVHPADNPRFYALIKAFADLTGCPLLINTSFNVRGEPIVCRPAEALACFMRTNMDYLVIENFLIAKRDQKQTVQDLSWQQQFELD; translated from the coding sequence ATGAATCTGCCGGCAGGAAAAGATACGATCAACATCCTCGGCCTCTCGGCCTTTTATCATGACAGCGCGGCCTGCCTGGTGCGCAACGGCGAGATCGTTGCGGCGGCGCAGCAGGAGCGCTTCTCGCGCAAGAAGCATGATCCCGACTTCCCCGTAGCGGCCATTGCCTATTGTCTGCAGGAGGGCGGCCTGACGGCCGCAGAACTGGATTATGTCGCTTTCTATGACAAGCCCTTCATCAAATTCGAGCGCCTGCTGTTGACCTACCTGGCTTATGCGCCGCGCGGACTGGTCTCATTCCTCAAAGCCATGCCGCTTTGGCTCAAGCGCAAATTGTGGCTGAAGGATTACATCCAGAACGAATTGGGATTCACCGGCAAGGTCATTTTCCCCGAGCATCATGAATCGCATGCGGCTTCGGCGTTTTATCCTTCTCCCTTCACGGAGGCCGCATTTCTGACGATGGACGGGGTCGGCGAATGGGCCACTGCCAGCTACGGCGTTGCCTCCGGCAACACTCTCGAGTTGCGCGCCGAGCTACTGTTTCCGCATTCGCTGGGCTTGCTGTACTCGGCGTTCACGTATTTCACCGGCTTCAAGGTCAACTCAGGCGAATACAAACTCATGGGGTTGGCGCCCTACGGCGCGCCGGTGTATGCCGGCCTCATTCGCCAAGAGCTGCTCGATTTGCGGGAAGACGGCTCGTTTCGGCTGAACATGAGGTACTTTGATTACTGCGCCGGCTTGACCATGACCAACGCGCGCTTTGCCCGGCTGTTTGGCGGGCCGCCGCGCAAACCGGAAACGCCGCTGACCCAGCGCGAGATGGACCTGGCGGCCTCGGTGCAGGCAGTCACCGAAGAAATCATGCTGCGCATGGCGCGTCACGTGCACCGCGAAACCGGGATGAACAAACTCGTGCTGGCGGGTGGGGTGGCGCTGAACTGCGTCGGCAACGGTCGCCTCCTGCGGGAAGGGCCTTTTCAGGATATCTGGATTCAACCGGCGGCGGGCGATGCCGGCGGCGCGTTGGGAGCAGCGCTCTATGCCTGGTATCGCTACCTCGGCGCGGATCGCCACGTTTCGCCCAACGGCCGCGATGCCCAGCGCGGTTCGTATTTGGGCCCGCACTACCGCACCGCAGAGATTGAGAATTTCCTCATCGCCAATGAAGTCGCTTTCACCAAACTCAGCGATCTGGAAATCGCGCCGACCGTGGCCAAGCTGCTGGCCGAGGAACACGTCGTCGGCTGGTTTCAAGGCCGCATGGAATTCGGCCCGCGCGCGCTCGGCAGCCGCAGCATTCTGGGAGACGCCCGCTCGCCCCGCATGCAATCGCTCATGAATCTCAAAATCAAGTTCCGCGAGAGCTTTCGTCCGTTTGCGCCGGCGGTGCTGGCCGAGCGCGCCACTGACTACTTCATGCTCGACCGTGAAAGCCCCTACATGCTGCTGGTCGCGCCGGTGTTGGAGCGCTGGCGAATGCCCACGGATGAACACGGCGTGACCGGGCTGGACAAGCTCAAGATCATGCGCGCGACGATTCCTGCGGTCACGCACGTCGATTATTCCGCGCGCATTCAAACCGTGCACCCCGCCGACAACCCGCGCTTCTACGCGCTGATCAAAGCATTTGCCGATCTCACCGGCTGCCCGTTGCTGATCAACACTTCCTTCAACGTGCGCGGTGAACCCATCGTCTGCCGGCCCGCCGAGGCATTGGCCTGCTTCATGCGCACCAACATGGACTATCTCGTCATCGAGAACTTTCTTATCGCCAAGCGGGATCAGAAGCAAACCGTGCAGGATCTGAGCTGGCAGCAGCAATTCGAGTTAGATTGA
- a CDS encoding histidine phosphatase family protein has translation MKQRIMALVISLLLAGAAAGWTQPTIYLVRHSEKLAGWFEAAELDAYQPLSAEGIETAKQVAARFQSGEVAAVYSSQTTRTLHTALLIAQQTGAPVQVNQACADTATITSFLLDLSRRFRPAQTVVLVSHSNVIPHFLIKAGLAKECWPELGVLSTFFDPEPRIEGYDHFWRIAGDRARAGGCAGFERVKFR, from the coding sequence GTGAAGCAAAGAATCATGGCTTTGGTGATTTCGCTGCTGCTGGCCGGCGCGGCTGCCGGTTGGACGCAACCGACGATCTATCTCGTGCGCCATTCTGAAAAGCTGGCGGGCTGGTTCGAGGCCGCGGAACTCGATGCCTATCAGCCGCTGAGTGCGGAGGGAATCGAGACGGCGAAACAAGTGGCGGCGCGCTTCCAATCGGGCGAAGTGGCCGCAGTCTACAGCAGCCAAACCACGCGCACGCTGCACACGGCTCTGCTCATCGCCCAGCAGACGGGCGCGCCGGTGCAGGTTAACCAAGCCTGCGCTGACACCGCGACGATCACTTCATTCCTGCTCGATTTGAGCCGCCGCTTCCGGCCGGCGCAGACGGTGGTGCTGGTGTCGCATTCGAATGTGATTCCGCATTTTTTGATCAAGGCCGGACTGGCAAAAGAATGTTGGCCGGAATTGGGCGTGCTCAGCACGTTCTTCGATCCGGAACCGCGCATTGAGGGTTATGATCACTTTTGGAGGATTGCTGGAGACCGGGCGAGGGCGGGAGGGTGCGCCGGCTTCGAGCGCGTGAAATTTCGTTGA
- a CDS encoding CAP domain-containing protein, producing the protein MLQSTRTCGPLGLVLLTCTCLAAQHSFVVNPQQEEAAYPLWVAKGETLSFQISGQWRMWEQWQPVDYRGHTNFEKINQHGYLGTLVGRIEGADYFAVVEGLRYASPAAGRLILFANRGNYRDLMASGELTVTVGGGRLVSAAEAEKLAGWDLTKLDTAAEVPYMSRGEQEVVLYLNKARTNPALFAQRYLFHRRSRSADEEECYQVMLRQKSRSALLPDAALARAAQAHAEDMGKSGGVGHVGSDGATLRERVRRAGAETNTILAENCSYGFADPLEIVLQLLVDAGVPARGHRETILNPVLKFVGVGTRPHAEHRFNSVHNFAGRAKN; encoded by the coding sequence ATGCTCCAATCGACAAGAACCTGCGGCCCGCTGGGTCTGGTGTTGCTGACCTGCACTTGCCTCGCGGCGCAGCACAGCTTTGTAGTGAATCCGCAGCAAGAAGAAGCGGCCTACCCGCTGTGGGTTGCCAAAGGCGAGACGCTGTCGTTTCAGATCAGCGGGCAATGGCGCATGTGGGAACAATGGCAGCCGGTAGATTATCGCGGCCACACGAATTTCGAGAAGATCAATCAACATGGTTATCTCGGCACGTTGGTGGGCCGCATCGAAGGCGCTGATTATTTCGCCGTGGTCGAGGGCCTGCGCTACGCCAGTCCCGCTGCCGGCCGCTTGATCCTGTTTGCCAATCGCGGCAACTATCGCGACCTCATGGCCTCCGGCGAGCTGACCGTGACCGTCGGCGGCGGCAGGCTCGTCTCTGCTGCGGAAGCTGAAAAGCTCGCAGGCTGGGATCTGACGAAACTCGACACTGCTGCCGAAGTGCCGTACATGAGCCGGGGTGAGCAGGAGGTGGTTTTGTATTTGAACAAGGCCCGCACCAATCCAGCGTTGTTTGCGCAGCGTTACCTTTTTCATCGGCGCAGCCGCAGTGCGGATGAGGAGGAGTGCTATCAAGTGATGTTGCGGCAGAAATCGCGTTCCGCCTTGCTGCCGGACGCGGCCCTGGCGCGCGCGGCGCAGGCGCATGCGGAGGATATGGGAAAGTCCGGCGGCGTTGGTCACGTTGGCTCTGACGGTGCGACGCTGCGCGAACGTGTGCGGCGGGCGGGCGCGGAAACCAACACCATCCTGGCGGAAAACTGTTCTTATGGTTTTGCAGATCCGTTGGAAATCGTCTTGCAGCTTCTGGTCGATGCCGGCGTGCCCGCGCGCGGCCATCGGGAGACCATCTTGAATCCCGTTTTGAAATTCGTCGGCGTGGGCACGCGGCCGCACGCCGAGCATCGCTTCAACAGCGTGCACAATTTTGCGGGAAGGGCCAAAAACTGA